The Rhodospirillaceae bacterium genome contains a region encoding:
- the nirD gene encoding nitrite reductase (NAD(P)H) small subunit — protein sequence MSNWVAIGHVKDIPRLGARVVRRNGIDIAVFRVAGDQIYAIEDRCPHKSGPLSQGIVHGGRVTCPLHDWTIDLAAGKAVAPDQGCVTTYAVRIANDKIEINLAKNGQAVTSVQ from the coding sequence ATGAGCAATTGGGTCGCCATTGGCCATGTCAAAGACATCCCGCGCCTGGGCGCGCGGGTGGTGCGCAGGAACGGCATCGACATTGCCGTTTTCCGCGTCGCCGGGGACCAGATTTACGCGATTGAGGATCGCTGCCCACATAAGAGCGGGCCGCTGAGCCAGGGCATCGTCCATGGCGGGCGCGTGACCTGCCCACTCCACGACTGGACCATCGACCTTGCCGCCGGCAAAGCCGTCGCCCCCGATCAGGGCTGCGTCACCACCTATGCTGTGCGCATTGCCAATGACAAGATCGAAATCAACCTCGCCAAAAACGGCCAGGCCGTCACTTCCGTCCAATGA